The Hyphococcus flavus genome contains a region encoding:
- a CDS encoding phasin family protein encodes MAATKKNATAADAFDFQAFSPDAFKDGYEKFAEGMTAMADFHKESLNAVMASAGAFAKGVEKLTAEQTAFTKAAYEDTVANAKAAAGSKTVQEAIELNNEFVRSSIEKNLGQINKVADIWSETTKESVEPLSARYSDLVEKIQAYRP; translated from the coding sequence ATGGCCGCTACGAAAAAAAACGCGACCGCCGCTGATGCATTTGATTTCCAGGCTTTCAGCCCGGATGCATTCAAGGACGGCTACGAGAAATTTGCTGAGGGCATGACCGCCATGGCTGATTTCCACAAGGAATCTTTGAACGCCGTCATGGCTTCCGCTGGCGCTTTCGCCAAGGGCGTTGAAAAGCTGACGGCAGAGCAAACCGCGTTTACCAAAGCCGCTTATGAAGACACTGTCGCCAATGCAAAAGCTGCGGCTGGTTCGAAAACGGTTCAGGAAGCGATTGAGCTGAACAACGAATTTGTACGCTCGTCGATTGAGAAAAACCTCGGTCAAATCAACAAGGTGGCTGATATCTGGTCAGAAACGACCAAAGAGAGCGTTGAGCCCCTTTCAGCGCGTTACAGCGACCTCGTAGAGAAAATTCAGGCTTATCGCCCGTAA
- the acs gene encoding acetate--CoA ligase, whose product MTESQVIKVSEAAAKSTLTDAQKAAEMRAIAKEDPEGFWSGIAQRLDWSKPFSQVKDVSFDADNLRINWFQDGELNACVNCLDRHLPERADDIAIIWEGDEPDDDKKITYAEALEETCRMANVLKARGVKKGDRVVIYMPMIPEAAYAMLACARIGAVHSVVFGGFSPDALASRIEDCGATAVITADEGVRGGKTVPLKTNVDKALGKTNGVRLVLTVERTGANVSMQAGRDLFWFGEARNDVSPECPAEPMNAEDTLFILYTSGSTGKPKGVLHTTGGYLTYVAYTHEMVFDYKPGEIYWCTADVGWVTGHSYIVYGPLANGATTLMFEGVPTYPDASRFWKVIDKHKVNIFYTAPTAIRALMRERDEHVTATTRASLRLLGTVGEPINPEAWLWYYNVVGDARCPIVDTWWQTETGGVLISPLPGATDLKPGSATLPLPGVFPAIVDANGKTLEGACEGNLILTGSWPGQMRTVYGDHQRFIDTYFKTYPGSYFTGDGARRDEDGYYWITGRVDDVINVSGHRMGTAEVESALVSHPKVAEAAVVGYPHDIKGQGIYAYVTLMEGEEADAGLEKELSDHVRSEIGPIAKPDLLHFTPALPKTRSGKIMRRILRKIAENEFSSLGDTSTLADPGVVDTLIEGRKNR is encoded by the coding sequence GTGACGGAAAGTCAGGTGATCAAGGTAAGTGAAGCAGCGGCGAAATCGACGCTCACCGATGCTCAAAAAGCGGCTGAGATGCGCGCGATTGCGAAAGAAGACCCGGAAGGTTTTTGGTCTGGGATTGCGCAACGGCTCGATTGGTCGAAGCCGTTCTCCCAGGTCAAGGACGTTTCATTCGACGCAGATAATCTTCGCATTAACTGGTTCCAGGACGGAGAGCTTAACGCCTGCGTCAATTGTCTCGACCGGCATTTGCCCGAGCGTGCTGATGACATAGCCATCATCTGGGAGGGCGATGAGCCGGACGATGACAAAAAAATTACCTATGCCGAGGCGCTAGAAGAGACCTGCCGGATGGCGAATGTCCTAAAGGCGCGCGGCGTAAAAAAGGGCGACCGTGTTGTCATCTACATGCCGATGATTCCCGAAGCGGCGTACGCCATGCTTGCCTGCGCCCGGATCGGCGCCGTGCATTCGGTCGTCTTTGGAGGGTTTTCACCTGATGCGCTCGCCAGCCGCATCGAGGATTGCGGCGCGACAGCGGTGATAACCGCCGATGAAGGCGTCCGCGGCGGCAAAACAGTTCCGTTGAAAACTAATGTCGATAAAGCCCTTGGCAAAACCAACGGCGTGCGGCTCGTTCTCACAGTCGAACGCACCGGCGCAAATGTTTCGATGCAGGCCGGTCGCGACCTCTTCTGGTTCGGCGAGGCGCGCAATGACGTGTCGCCGGAATGTCCCGCAGAGCCAATGAACGCCGAAGACACGCTGTTCATTCTTTATACGTCGGGATCTACGGGAAAGCCGAAAGGCGTTTTGCATACAACCGGCGGCTATCTCACTTACGTCGCTTACACCCATGAAATGGTGTTCGATTACAAGCCCGGCGAAATTTATTGGTGTACGGCTGATGTAGGCTGGGTCACCGGCCACAGCTATATCGTCTATGGACCGCTCGCGAACGGCGCCACAACGCTGATGTTCGAGGGCGTTCCCACCTACCCTGACGCCTCGCGATTCTGGAAAGTCATCGACAAGCACAAAGTCAATATATTTTATACGGCCCCAACAGCCATCCGCGCGCTGATGCGCGAGCGTGACGAGCATGTAACGGCGACAACCCGCGCGTCGCTTCGACTGCTCGGCACAGTCGGCGAGCCGATCAATCCCGAAGCATGGCTTTGGTATTACAATGTCGTCGGCGACGCGCGCTGTCCGATCGTCGATACATGGTGGCAGACGGAAACCGGCGGCGTTCTGATCTCGCCATTGCCCGGCGCGACCGATTTAAAACCGGGTTCCGCGACCCTGCCCCTGCCAGGGGTTTTCCCGGCCATTGTTGATGCCAACGGCAAAACACTGGAGGGCGCATGCGAGGGCAACCTCATCCTTACCGGCTCCTGGCCGGGCCAGATGCGCACCGTCTATGGCGATCATCAAAGGTTCATCGACACTTATTTTAAAACTTATCCGGGTTCGTACTTTACCGGCGATGGCGCGCGCCGCGACGAAGACGGTTATTACTGGATCACCGGGCGCGTCGATGACGTGATCAATGTATCCGGTCACCGCATGGGCACGGCGGAAGTCGAAAGCGCCCTCGTTTCCCATCCCAAGGTGGCGGAGGCCGCCGTGGTCGGTTATCCGCACGACATTAAGGGGCAAGGCATTTACGCCTATGTGACCTTGATGGAGGGTGAAGAAGCCGATGCCGGGCTGGAAAAGGAGCTCTCCGATCATGTCCGGTCCGAGATTGGACCAATCGCCAAACCCGATCTTTTGCATTTCACGCCGGCGCTTCCGAAAACCCGCTCGGGGAAAATCATGCGGCGTATCTTGCGAAAGATTGCTGAAAACGAGTTTTCATCCCTTGGCGATACCTCGACGCTCGCCGACCCGGGGGTTGTGGATACGCTGATCGAAGGCCGAAAGAACCGGTAA
- the asnB gene encoding asparagine synthase (glutamine-hydrolyzing), with the protein MCGIAGIFDLKSTRDIDRDALRRMTSALKHRGPDGEGFYIAPGIGFGHRRLAIIDRDGGAQPFHAQTNSCVLSFNGEIYNYTSLAKELSHKVRLKTRSDTEALAEGLAVGGLQFIHDLQGMYAFSFWDPSKNLLLLARDRLGERPLYYAETSDGFLLFASELGALIASELIETSLDPRAISDYFFYGYVPDPKTIYRGVYKLPAGHAISVKRSGAVRPERYWRPVFASGARIDFDDAAGALREKLDQAVKAQMMSDVPLGAFLSGGVDSASIVSSMAQTGGELIACTVGFDVAGHDERAPASEIAQKFNATHYQDVAACDDFNLIDTLAATFGEPFADASALPSYIVSRITRQHVTVALSGDGGDEIFAGYRRYPFYLNEEKIRRLAPLTIRRALFGTAGALYPKLDWAPQLIRLKSTFQALGQSSAAGYASAVAINFPGRISGMLNKEFVRSLSGYTSQSVIEDAMNEANSDDPLARAQYADLTTWLPGRMLTKVDRTSMAHGLEVRPPLLNHSLVEWAGLMPGEFKLKGGEQKRLLKAAFSTRLGADYVNRKKQGFAPPLSQWMRRSGQNPLSRLETSRAWRECGIFNEHGIEKMMRAHQNGVADCAQELWSVIMFDAFLRNTHS; encoded by the coding sequence ATGTGCGGAATCGCCGGCATTTTTGACTTGAAGAGTACGCGCGACATTGATCGCGATGCGTTGCGCCGCATGACCAGCGCACTCAAACACCGCGGACCGGACGGCGAAGGCTTTTATATTGCGCCCGGTATCGGTTTCGGACACCGCCGTCTTGCAATCATCGACCGCGATGGCGGCGCGCAACCGTTCCACGCTCAAACAAATTCCTGCGTGCTGTCGTTTAATGGCGAGATTTATAATTATACGTCATTGGCAAAAGAGCTGTCTCATAAAGTCCGGTTAAAAACGCGATCTGATACCGAGGCCCTCGCCGAAGGGCTTGCTGTAGGAGGCTTGCAATTTATTCACGACCTCCAAGGCATGTACGCGTTTTCCTTTTGGGATCCTTCCAAAAACCTGCTGCTTCTTGCGCGAGACAGGCTGGGCGAAAGGCCGCTTTATTACGCCGAGACCAGTGACGGGTTTTTACTCTTTGCATCTGAGCTGGGTGCACTCATCGCCTCAGAGTTGATCGAGACGAGCCTCGATCCGCGCGCCATTTCCGATTACTTTTTTTATGGATATGTGCCGGATCCGAAAACCATCTATCGCGGCGTCTATAAACTGCCCGCCGGGCACGCCATCAGCGTAAAGCGCAGCGGCGCGGTTCGGCCTGAAAGATATTGGCGGCCGGTCTTTGCATCCGGCGCGCGAATAGACTTCGACGATGCAGCCGGCGCGCTTCGCGAAAAGCTCGACCAGGCCGTCAAGGCGCAAATGATGTCCGATGTGCCCCTTGGCGCCTTTTTGTCCGGCGGCGTCGATTCCGCGAGCATCGTTTCATCAATGGCGCAAACTGGTGGTGAATTAATCGCCTGTACAGTCGGGTTTGATGTGGCGGGCCATGACGAACGAGCGCCTGCATCAGAGATCGCGCAAAAATTCAACGCAACGCATTATCAGGACGTTGCAGCTTGCGATGACTTCAACCTGATCGATACGCTCGCCGCAACATTTGGCGAACCGTTTGCTGACGCATCCGCGCTGCCGTCATATATCGTCTCCAGAATTACTCGCCAACATGTAACAGTCGCCCTTTCCGGCGATGGAGGCGACGAAATTTTTGCGGGTTATCGCCGATATCCATTCTACCTGAACGAAGAAAAAATTCGCCGTCTTGCGCCACTAACTATACGCCGTGCGTTGTTCGGGACGGCTGGCGCACTCTATCCAAAACTTGACTGGGCGCCGCAGCTGATACGATTGAAATCCACTTTTCAGGCGCTCGGGCAATCAAGCGCCGCAGGATATGCGTCAGCTGTGGCGATCAATTTCCCCGGCCGCATTTCCGGTATGTTGAATAAAGAGTTCGTCAGGTCTTTGAGCGGCTACACCTCGCAATCTGTCATTGAAGACGCCATGAACGAAGCTAACTCGGACGATCCGCTGGCGCGCGCGCAATATGCGGATCTGACGACATGGCTTCCAGGCCGGATGCTGACGAAAGTCGACAGAACCTCCATGGCGCACGGGCTCGAAGTCAGGCCGCCCTTGCTTAATCATAGCCTTGTTGAGTGGGCGGGTTTGATGCCCGGCGAGTTTAAACTCAAAGGAGGCGAGCAGAAGCGGCTTTTAAAAGCTGCCTTCTCAACGCGTCTCGGCGCTGACTATGTGAACCGGAAAAAACAGGGCTTTGCACCGCCTCTTTCACAGTGGATGCGCAGGTCCGGTCAGAACCCGTTATCCCGCCTTGAAACGTCCCGCGCCTGGCGCGAATGCGGCATATTTAACGAACACGGCATCGAAAAAATGATGCGGGCGCATCAGAATGGAGTAGCGGACTGCGCTCAGGAATTGTGGAGTGTCATCATGTTTGACGCTTTTTTACGTAATACACATTCCTAA
- a CDS encoding HIT family protein, with amino-acid sequence MSLDSSYDDDNIFAKIIRGDVPCVKLYETDAVLGFMDVFPQSEGHCLVIHKSATATNLFDIEQDALAELTAAVQIIAEGVKAGLKPDGVRIAQFNGAAAGQTVFHLHFHIIPVYENTTLAAHGSAGPRTAESLEPVADKIRKAI; translated from the coding sequence ATGAGTCTCGATAGTTCATACGACGATGATAACATTTTTGCGAAAATCATCCGAGGAGACGTGCCGTGCGTAAAGCTATATGAAACCGATGCTGTACTTGGCTTTATGGATGTCTTTCCTCAAAGCGAGGGGCATTGTCTCGTCATTCACAAATCAGCGACCGCAACAAACCTTTTTGATATTGAGCAAGACGCGCTGGCTGAACTTACTGCCGCTGTCCAAATCATAGCAGAAGGCGTCAAGGCTGGCCTTAAACCTGATGGTGTACGGATTGCGCAATTTAATGGCGCCGCTGCGGGACAGACTGTTTTCCATCTCCATTTTCATATTATTCCTGTCTACGAGAATACCACACTTGCCGCACATGGAAGCGCGGGCCCCAGAACAGCAGAGTCGCTGGAGCCGGTGGCCGATAAAATTAGAAAAGCAATCTAG
- the clpS gene encoding ATP-dependent Clp protease adapter ClpS has product MAEDNDNEQDDGVGHGQGVGVVSKTAPKTKRPSLYKVLLLNDDYTPQEFVVWLLQAVFKKDPEEAVRIMLHVHQSGIGVCGVYTYEIAETKVAQVMELSRRNQHPLQCTMERE; this is encoded by the coding sequence ATGGCTGAAGACAACGATAATGAGCAGGACGACGGCGTTGGGCACGGGCAGGGTGTAGGCGTCGTTTCCAAGACCGCGCCCAAAACGAAACGCCCCTCTTTATACAAGGTGCTCCTGCTGAACGACGACTACACGCCACAAGAGTTTGTGGTGTGGCTGTTGCAGGCTGTCTTCAAGAAAGATCCGGAGGAAGCCGTTCGGATCATGCTCCATGTTCACCAGAGCGGCATCGGCGTGTGTGGTGTTTACACATATGAGATCGCCGAAACCAAAGTAGCGCAGGTGATGGAGCTTTCGCGGAGAAACCAGCATCCGCTGCAATGTACGATGGAACGGGAGTAA
- the clpA gene encoding ATP-dependent Clp protease ATP-binding subunit ClpA: protein MASFSRNLDEALHRAIALATEREHELATLEHLLLALTDDRDAAAVMRACNVDLDLLRRQLYEFIENELANLTLENGEQAKPTASFQRVIQRAVIHVQSSGREEVTGANVLVALFAERESHAAHFLQGQDMSRFDAVNYISHGIAKRNGESQPRPPRGASEEAEAGQNKAESALESYCVDLNAKARAGKIDPLIGREAEVERSIQVLCRRRKNNPLLVGDPGVGKTAIAEGLARQIVDEDVPEVLSSSTIYSLDMGALLAGTRYRGDFEERIKAVLKELEEHEDAILFIDEIHTVIGAGATSGGAMDASNLLKPALQSGALRCMGSTTYKEYRQHFEKDRALARRFQKIDVIEPSKEDTVKILMGLKPYFEKHHKLEYTDEAIRAAAELSSKYMTDRKLPDKAIDVIDEAGARQMLFAEDKRVKVIGESQIEEVVAKMARIPPKSVSKSDTERLAKLGEDLRRVVYGQDEAIDQLSAAIKLARAGLREPEKPIGSYLFAGPTGVGKTEVAKQLGLVMGLELVRFDMSEYMERHTVSRLIGAPPGYVGFDQGGLLTDAIDQNPHCVLLLDEIEKAHPEIFNILLQVMDNGQLTDANGRKVDFRNVIIIMTTNAGAFDAAQFAIGFAGGKKTDETEAAIKKMFTPEFRNRLDATIQFAGLSPAIINRIVEKFVLQLEAQLADRGVTFELSDEATKWLAEKGFDDEMGARPLARTIQEYVKKPIADEILFGSLKNGGVVRVLVDDKDNSKLAFDYIPDPEKPDKPKDGGDGANVPALME, encoded by the coding sequence GTGGCGTCCTTTAGTAGAAACCTTGATGAAGCTTTACATCGTGCAATTGCATTGGCGACGGAACGCGAACATGAACTGGCGACGCTGGAACATTTGCTGCTAGCGCTCACGGATGATCGTGACGCGGCGGCTGTCATGCGCGCCTGTAACGTCGACCTCGATCTTCTCCGCCGTCAGCTTTACGAATTCATAGAAAACGAACTCGCCAATTTGACGCTTGAGAACGGCGAACAGGCGAAGCCGACGGCAAGTTTCCAGCGCGTGATCCAGCGAGCGGTTATTCACGTTCAATCTTCGGGACGTGAAGAAGTCACCGGCGCCAATGTGTTGGTGGCGTTGTTTGCTGAACGTGAATCACATGCCGCGCATTTCCTGCAGGGGCAGGACATGAGCCGTTTTGATGCGGTGAATTATATCTCGCACGGCATTGCGAAACGTAACGGCGAAAGCCAGCCGCGTCCTCCACGCGGCGCCTCGGAAGAAGCAGAAGCCGGACAAAACAAAGCCGAAAGCGCGCTTGAATCCTATTGCGTTGACCTCAACGCAAAAGCCCGGGCCGGCAAAATCGATCCGTTGATCGGCCGGGAAGCAGAGGTCGAACGATCTATTCAGGTGTTATGCCGCCGTCGCAAAAACAATCCGCTGCTCGTGGGCGATCCAGGTGTCGGAAAAACAGCCATTGCAGAAGGGCTGGCACGCCAGATCGTGGACGAAGACGTACCTGAAGTATTGTCCAGTTCGACCATTTATTCACTCGATATGGGTGCGCTTCTGGCGGGGACTCGATATCGCGGCGACTTCGAGGAACGCATCAAAGCGGTTCTAAAAGAACTCGAAGAACATGAAGACGCAATTTTATTCATTGACGAAATTCATACGGTCATTGGCGCCGGAGCGACTTCTGGCGGTGCAATGGATGCGTCAAACCTGTTGAAGCCGGCGCTGCAGTCAGGTGCGCTTCGGTGCATGGGGTCGACAACCTATAAAGAATATCGCCAGCACTTTGAAAAAGACCGCGCGCTCGCAAGACGTTTTCAGAAGATCGATGTGATTGAGCCTTCCAAAGAAGACACGGTCAAAATCCTGATGGGCCTCAAGCCTTATTTCGAGAAACATCATAAACTTGAATATACCGATGAGGCGATCCGCGCTGCAGCGGAGCTGTCATCGAAATATATGACTGACCGCAAGCTGCCCGACAAAGCAATCGATGTCATCGATGAGGCCGGTGCACGGCAAATGCTGTTTGCCGAAGACAAGCGGGTCAAAGTCATTGGTGAATCACAGATAGAGGAAGTTGTCGCCAAGATGGCGCGTATTCCGCCGAAGTCAGTTTCCAAATCCGATACGGAACGTCTCGCCAAGCTCGGCGAAGACCTGCGCCGCGTCGTCTACGGACAAGACGAAGCCATCGACCAGCTTTCAGCGGCGATCAAGCTGGCGCGTGCGGGTCTGCGAGAACCGGAAAAGCCCATTGGCTCGTACCTTTTCGCCGGACCTACAGGCGTCGGTAAAACCGAAGTCGCCAAACAGCTTGGTCTTGTCATGGGGCTTGAGCTCGTGCGTTTCGATATGTCCGAATATATGGAGCGGCACACGGTTTCGCGTCTCATCGGCGCGCCGCCGGGCTATGTCGGTTTCGATCAAGGCGGACTTTTGACTGACGCTATCGATCAGAATCCGCATTGCGTACTGCTGCTCGATGAGATTGAGAAAGCGCATCCGGAAATTTTCAATATTCTTCTCCAGGTGATGGACAACGGTCAACTTACCGACGCCAATGGCCGTAAAGTCGATTTCAGGAACGTCATCATCATCATGACGACTAACGCGGGCGCGTTTGATGCGGCGCAGTTCGCGATCGGTTTTGCCGGCGGCAAGAAAACCGATGAAACGGAAGCGGCGATCAAGAAAATGTTCACGCCGGAATTCCGCAACCGTCTTGATGCGACCATACAGTTCGCCGGTCTGTCGCCAGCGATCATAAACCGCATCGTCGAAAAATTTGTCCTTCAGCTTGAAGCGCAGCTTGCTGACCGAGGCGTCACGTTTGAGCTCAGTGATGAGGCGACAAAGTGGCTCGCGGAAAAAGGGTTCGACGATGAAATGGGCGCGAGGCCTCTGGCGCGCACAATTCAGGAATACGTGAAGAAGCCGATCGCCGATGAGATTTTATTCGGCAGCTTGAAAAACGGCGGCGTCGTGCGTGTGCTTGTTGATGACAAAGACAACAGCAAGCTGGCTTTCGACTATATTCCCGATCCCGAAAAACCGGATAAACCGAAAGACGGCGGAGACGGCGCTAACGTGCCTGCGTTGATGGAATAG
- a CDS encoding D-alanyl-D-alanine carboxypeptidase translates to MLVFAPQASANSKYAAYVVHADSGDVLFDRYSTSRRYPASLTKMMTLYLLFEALEDGELALNSKIKVSARAAGQPPSKLGVSSGSSIDVETAIRSLVIKSANDIAVAVAEELAGSEWRFAQEMTAKARELSMYNTTFRNASGLPNRKMVTTARDMAVLGRRVAQDFPQYFHYFGEKSFTWDGRTYRTHNSLVKTFDGADGLKTGYTRRSGFNLVTSATRDGQRLIGVVLGGRSSRTRDAHMRDILDDAFGEISKKPTLIAALHRKKPSPRLKPTLVAALAQKNTAPTVAGNEDLRAELMTAAAVIEGGDAPAPAMGSDGIGDLIARADTDDFNEFERAKLASLYPADPGYIGEGDLESVMEFGWSIQIGAYSNKELAQKELEKAVRKVGLDFSTMAILPTPLENGKTLYRARVTKLSEIDAATACETLKDKKVSCFVVSDQSALQGAPATTSLH, encoded by the coding sequence ATGCTCGTATTTGCGCCTCAGGCATCTGCGAACTCCAAATATGCCGCTTATGTGGTGCATGCCGATTCCGGCGATGTGCTATTTGACCGATATTCGACAAGCCGGCGTTATCCCGCATCCTTAACCAAAATGATGACGCTCTACCTTTTGTTTGAAGCTCTTGAAGATGGCGAATTGGCACTTAATTCGAAGATTAAAGTATCAGCAAGAGCAGCAGGGCAGCCGCCTTCAAAACTCGGCGTTTCATCCGGTTCCAGCATTGACGTGGAAACAGCTATTCGCTCGCTGGTCATCAAATCAGCAAATGATATCGCGGTGGCCGTTGCGGAAGAACTCGCCGGCTCCGAATGGCGCTTCGCCCAGGAAATGACCGCGAAAGCGCGCGAACTTTCCATGTACAACACGACATTCCGTAACGCTTCAGGCCTGCCGAACCGGAAAATGGTGACAACGGCGCGCGATATGGCGGTTCTTGGACGCCGCGTCGCACAGGATTTCCCGCAATACTTCCACTATTTCGGTGAGAAAAGTTTCACCTGGGACGGGCGCACCTACCGCACGCATAACTCGCTGGTAAAAACATTCGATGGCGCCGATGGCCTGAAAACAGGATACACGCGCAGGTCCGGCTTTAATCTCGTAACCTCTGCAACACGTGATGGACAGCGTTTGATCGGCGTGGTTCTTGGCGGACGATCATCGAGAACCCGTGACGCGCATATGCGCGATATCCTCGATGACGCTTTTGGCGAGATTTCTAAAAAACCAACTCTCATTGCAGCTTTGCATCGTAAAAAACCGAGCCCTCGCCTCAAACCAACCCTTGTTGCCGCCCTCGCCCAGAAGAATACCGCGCCGACAGTCGCCGGGAACGAAGACCTGCGCGCTGAATTGATGACCGCCGCCGCCGTGATCGAAGGCGGCGATGCGCCGGCGCCGGCCATGGGATCCGACGGCATTGGCGATCTCATCGCGCGGGCCGACACTGACGATTTTAATGAATTCGAACGCGCCAAACTTGCTTCCTTGTACCCTGCAGACCCCGGCTATATCGGCGAAGGCGATCTTGAATCCGTAATGGAGTTCGGCTGGAGCATTCAGATCGGCGCATATTCGAACAAGGAACTCGCGCAAAAAGAACTGGAAAAAGCAGTCCGCAAAGTCGGGCTGGACTTCAGCACCATGGCCATCCTGCCAACGCCTCTTGAGAACGGAAAAACGCTTTACCGCGCCCGGGTCACCAAGCTTTCAGAAATCGACGCAGCGACTGCGTGCGAAACCCTGAAGGACAAAAAAGTTTCCTGTTTTGTGGTTTCTGACCAGTCAGCTCTTCAGGGCGCGCCCGCAACGACGTCGCTGCACTGA
- the xrtA gene encoding exosortase A, whose amino-acid sequence MTAFVSEISTARRSAWALPVFTYGVYVTALIVLLYPTASSMAATWLGSSSYHHGVLVAPIAVWMILSGPRITPSTSLIGVIGVVFASMIWIAGNAAGVALIEQIALVSLLIAGAAVNFGREAVKYWLAPLLFLFFMVPFGAAIVPPLQYATANTTVLMLGAVGMPVSLDGILIRTPAGLFEIAEACAGLNFLLAALMVSAVYAISFFRSNRTRLAFVLTAAAVALAANFLRVFLLIMIATLSGMKIAVGPDHLAIGFVFYACVFGVLIWIGERMRLSERKSPDRSPSMMYSPWRKLTAISALLPIATVSLYAGEVVNADVKRSAPQSLSPLNAPGWRILAGPENWRPSTTADRSSVATYVNRDQTVYAALSYFTHDRRSAEIANYHNRAWDNKDWRKIGVSEEMIYLFGDARMTLVDLIAGPEGRRLAAVSIYWRGDKVYKDAGSFKVAQMVDKLRGINPPGGQIIIAAAYRSDPAEALASLRPFTHEVEDFSAWRLRNKND is encoded by the coding sequence ATGACCGCTTTTGTTTCTGAAATATCCACCGCAAGGCGCAGCGCCTGGGCTCTGCCCGTTTTTACTTACGGCGTTTATGTCACTGCGCTAATCGTGTTGCTGTATCCGACAGCGTCCTCGATGGCGGCGACATGGCTCGGTTCCTCAAGCTATCACCATGGCGTTCTGGTGGCGCCAATTGCGGTATGGATGATCTTGTCCGGGCCGAGGATTACCCCGTCCACTAGTCTGATCGGAGTTATCGGTGTTGTGTTCGCGAGCATGATCTGGATTGCCGGAAACGCTGCCGGCGTCGCCCTAATCGAACAAATCGCTCTCGTAAGCTTGCTCATCGCCGGCGCAGCAGTAAATTTTGGCCGGGAAGCAGTGAAATATTGGCTGGCGCCGCTCTTGTTTCTTTTTTTCATGGTTCCGTTTGGCGCCGCGATCGTACCGCCGCTTCAATATGCTACAGCAAATACAACCGTCTTGATGCTCGGGGCGGTTGGCATGCCCGTCAGTCTCGATGGCATTCTCATTCGCACGCCCGCTGGCCTTTTTGAAATTGCTGAAGCCTGTGCTGGACTGAACTTTTTGCTTGCCGCACTGATGGTCTCGGCTGTCTACGCCATCTCTTTTTTTCGAAGCAACCGGACACGGCTTGCTTTTGTGCTGACCGCCGCCGCTGTCGCGCTCGCCGCCAATTTTCTAAGAGTGTTTTTGCTGATCATGATCGCAACACTCTCCGGCATGAAGATCGCTGTTGGGCCGGATCATCTGGCCATAGGCTTTGTGTTTTATGCTTGCGTCTTCGGTGTTTTGATCTGGATCGGCGAGCGCATGCGGTTGTCGGAAAGAAAGTCGCCTGATCGTTCTCCTTCCATGATGTACAGTCCGTGGCGAAAACTGACGGCTATCAGCGCGCTTTTGCCGATCGCGACTGTTTCGCTTTACGCCGGCGAAGTTGTCAATGCCGATGTAAAACGGAGCGCACCGCAAAGTCTGTCTCCGCTGAACGCGCCCGGCTGGCGGATTCTGGCGGGGCCGGAAAACTGGCGGCCATCGACAACCGCCGATCGTTCATCAGTGGCGACGTATGTGAACCGCGATCAGACGGTCTATGCAGCTCTGAGCTATTTCACTCATGACCGCCGCAGCGCCGAAATCGCCAATTATCACAATCGCGCCTGGGATAATAAGGACTGGCGGAAGATCGGCGTTTCAGAGGAAATGATTTATCTTTTTGGCGATGCGCGCATGACGCTGGTTGACCTTATCGCCGGCCCTGAAGGACGGCGTTTGGCAGCCGTATCGATTTATTGGCGCGGCGATAAGGTCTATAAAGACGCCGGTTCGTTCAAGGTTGCGCAGATGGTCGATAAATTACGCGGGATCAATCCGCCGGGCGGGCAGATTATTATCGCCGCCGCATACCGTTCCGACCCTGCAGAAGCTTTGGCGTCGCTGCGCCCGTTCACACATGAAGTTGAAGATTTCTCCGCATGGCGGCTGCGGAACAAGAACGACTGA